In Mycolicibacterium alvei, a single window of DNA contains:
- the ipdE1 gene encoding acyl-CoA dehydrogenase IpdE1: MIEVQEFRAEVRQWLADNLVGEFAALKGLGGPGREHEAFEERRAWNQHLAAAGLTCLGWPVEHGGRGLSVAHRVAFYEEYARANAPDKVNHLGEELLGPTLIEYGTPEQQQRFLPKILDVTELWSQGYSEPNAGSDLANVATTAELVGDEWVINGQKVWTSLAHWAQWCFVVARTEKGSKRHAGLSYLLVPLDQPGVEIRPIIQLTGDSEFNEVFFDDARTDASLVVGQPGDGWRVAMGTLTFERGVSTLGQQIRYAREHSNLVELAKRSGAADDPLIRQKLTESWTGLQAMRSYALATMDVEQPGQDNVSKLLWANWHRELGEIAMDVQGTAGLTLPEGEFDEWQRLYLFSRSDTIYGGSNEIQRNIIAERVLGLPREAKG; encoded by the coding sequence GTGATAGAGGTCCAGGAGTTCCGGGCCGAGGTCCGGCAGTGGCTCGCAGACAATCTTGTTGGCGAATTCGCAGCGCTCAAGGGCCTGGGTGGACCGGGGCGTGAACACGAAGCCTTCGAAGAGCGTCGGGCGTGGAATCAGCATCTGGCCGCGGCGGGGTTGACCTGCCTCGGCTGGCCGGTGGAGCACGGCGGCCGCGGCCTGTCGGTCGCACACCGCGTTGCCTTCTACGAGGAGTACGCCCGCGCGAACGCGCCCGACAAGGTCAACCACCTGGGCGAGGAACTGCTCGGGCCGACGCTCATCGAGTACGGCACCCCCGAACAGCAGCAGCGGTTTTTGCCCAAGATCCTCGACGTCACCGAGCTGTGGAGCCAGGGCTACTCCGAGCCCAACGCCGGCAGTGACCTGGCGAATGTGGCGACGACGGCTGAGCTGGTCGGCGACGAATGGGTGATCAACGGCCAGAAGGTGTGGACGTCGCTGGCGCACTGGGCGCAGTGGTGCTTCGTCGTGGCGCGGACGGAGAAGGGCTCCAAGCGGCACGCCGGCCTGTCCTATCTGTTGGTGCCACTGGATCAGCCGGGCGTCGAGATCCGGCCCATCATCCAGCTGACCGGCGACTCCGAGTTCAACGAGGTGTTCTTCGACGACGCCCGCACCGATGCCTCGCTGGTGGTCGGTCAGCCCGGTGACGGCTGGCGCGTGGCCATGGGCACGCTGACTTTCGAGCGCGGGGTGTCCACGCTGGGTCAGCAGATCCGCTACGCCCGTGAGCACTCGAACCTCGTCGAGCTGGCCAAGCGCAGCGGCGCGGCCGACGATCCGCTGATCCGCCAAAAGCTGACCGAGTCGTGGACCGGCCTGCAGGCCATGCGGTCTTACGCCCTGGCGACCATGGATGTCGAGCAGCCCGGGCAGGACAATGTGTCGAAGCTGTTGTGGGCCAACTGGCACCGTGAACTCGGCGAGATCGCCATGGACGTGCAGGGCACGGCCGGGCTGACGCTGCCCGAGGGCGAATTCGACGAGTGGCAGCGGCTCTACCTGTTCTCGCGGTCGGACACCATCTACGGCGGGTCCAACGAAATCCAGCGCAACATCATCGCCGAGCGGGTGCTCGGCCTACCCCGAGAGGCAAAGGGATGA
- a CDS encoding acyl-CoA dehydrogenase family protein produces the protein MDLTFDDETEAFRAEVREFLTANRDWFPTKSYDTLEGFEQHRRWDKVLFDAGLSVIAWPKSYGGRDATLLQWVVFEEEYFHAGAPGRASANGTAMLAPTLFAHGTEEQLQRVLPKMASGEEIWAQAWSEPESGSDLASLRSTATKVDGGWKLNGQKIWSSRAPFGERGFGLFRSDPEAQRHKGLTYFMFDLKAPGITVRPIAQLGGDTGFGEIFLDDVFVPDNDVIGGVHEGWRAAMSTSSNERGMSLRSPARFMAPAERLVEQWKSNPDPVFTDRVADAWIKAQAYRLHTFGTVTRLANGGELGAESSVTKVFWSDLDVALHQTALDLQGPDAELVDHWTEGLLFALGGPIYAGTNEIQRNIIAERLLGLPREPK, from the coding sequence ATGGACCTGACATTCGACGACGAGACCGAGGCCTTTCGGGCCGAGGTCCGTGAATTCCTGACGGCCAATCGGGATTGGTTCCCGACGAAGTCATACGACACCCTTGAGGGTTTCGAACAGCACCGCCGCTGGGACAAGGTGCTTTTCGACGCCGGACTGTCGGTGATCGCCTGGCCCAAGTCCTACGGCGGCCGCGACGCCACCTTGCTGCAGTGGGTGGTGTTCGAGGAGGAGTACTTCCACGCCGGCGCTCCCGGCCGGGCCAGCGCCAACGGCACCGCCATGCTGGCGCCGACGCTGTTCGCCCACGGCACCGAAGAGCAGCTCCAGCGCGTGCTGCCGAAGATGGCCAGCGGCGAGGAGATCTGGGCGCAGGCCTGGTCCGAGCCCGAGTCGGGAAGCGACCTGGCCTCGCTGCGCTCGACGGCCACCAAGGTCGACGGCGGCTGGAAGCTCAACGGGCAGAAGATCTGGAGCTCACGCGCGCCCTTCGGTGAGCGCGGCTTCGGCCTGTTCCGCTCCGACCCGGAGGCACAGCGCCACAAGGGTCTGACCTACTTCATGTTCGACCTCAAGGCTCCCGGGATCACCGTCCGCCCGATCGCCCAGCTCGGCGGCGACACCGGTTTCGGCGAGATCTTCCTCGACGACGTGTTCGTGCCCGACAACGACGTGATCGGCGGCGTGCACGAGGGCTGGCGCGCAGCGATGAGCACGTCGAGCAACGAGCGCGGCATGTCGCTGCGCAGCCCGGCACGCTTCATGGCGCCGGCCGAACGCCTTGTCGAGCAATGGAAGTCCAACCCCGATCCGGTGTTCACCGACCGGGTTGCCGACGCCTGGATCAAGGCCCAGGCCTACCGGCTGCACACCTTCGGCACCGTGACCCGCCTGGCCAACGGCGGTGAACTGGGTGCCGAGTCCTCGGTGACCAAGGTGTTCTGGTCCGACCTGGATGTGGCACTGCACCAGACCGCCCTGGACCTGCAGGGACCCGACGCCGAGCTGGTTGACCACTGGACCGAGGGGCTGCTGTTCGCGCTCGGCGGCCCGATCTACGCCGGCACCAACGAGATCCAGCGCAACATCATTGCCGAGCGCCTTCTTGGCCTGCCCCGGGAGCCTAAGTGA
- the fadD3 gene encoding 3-((3aS,4S,7aS)-7a-methyl-1,5-dioxo-octahydro-1H-inden-4-yl)propanoate--CoA ligase FadD3: MARAHHPLAGQDRRTVPAVLDRVAEQFSDRDALVSDHKSLTYSELRAHVRQAAAAMIDLGVEPGDRVAIWSPNTWHWVVACLATHYAGAEMVPLNTRYTASEATDILARTEAPLLIASGEFLGSDRASELDREALPALRHIVRVPVEKQDGTWDEFVARGTDLEAVDARAAAVQPDDVSDILFTSGTTGRSKGVRCAHRQSLDGSAAWAECGQVTSTDRYLCINPFFHNFGYKAGILACLQTGAALYPVLTFKPEQVLKTIAEQRITVLPGPPTIFQTLLDHPTRADYDLSSLRFSVTGAAVVPVVLIERMQSELDIDIVLTAYGLTEAAGFGTMCSADDDAVTVATTCGRPIADFELRLADSGEVLLRGPNVMLGYLDDPEATAAAIDTESWLHTGDIGTLDARGNLTITDRLKDMYISGGFNVYPAEIEQVLARLDGVAETAVIGVPDDRLGEVGKAFVVLKPGVTLDEAAVIAYAREHLANFKAPRSVEFLDVLPRNPGGKVIKPVLRSRGTREGVQWT; the protein is encoded by the coding sequence ATGGCCAGGGCACACCACCCGCTCGCGGGGCAAGATCGCCGCACCGTTCCGGCGGTGCTGGACCGGGTTGCCGAGCAGTTTTCCGACCGTGACGCGCTGGTCAGCGATCATAAGAGCCTCACCTACTCGGAACTGCGCGCCCACGTACGCCAGGCCGCCGCGGCGATGATCGACCTCGGTGTCGAGCCCGGCGACCGAGTGGCGATCTGGTCTCCCAACACCTGGCACTGGGTGGTGGCCTGCCTGGCCACGCATTACGCCGGCGCGGAGATGGTGCCGCTGAACACCCGCTATACCGCCAGTGAGGCCACCGACATCCTGGCCCGCACCGAGGCCCCGTTGCTGATTGCCTCGGGCGAGTTCCTCGGTTCCGACCGCGCGTCCGAACTGGACCGCGAGGCACTTCCCGCGCTGCGACACATCGTGCGGGTGCCCGTCGAGAAACAGGATGGAACCTGGGACGAGTTCGTCGCCCGGGGCACTGACCTGGAAGCGGTCGACGCGCGTGCGGCCGCGGTGCAGCCCGACGACGTCTCCGACATCCTGTTCACCTCCGGCACCACCGGACGCAGCAAGGGTGTGCGCTGCGCCCACCGCCAGTCGCTCGACGGATCGGCCGCCTGGGCCGAGTGCGGACAGGTCACGAGCACCGACCGCTACCTGTGCATCAACCCGTTCTTCCACAATTTCGGCTACAAGGCCGGCATCCTGGCCTGCCTGCAGACTGGCGCGGCGCTGTACCCAGTGCTCACGTTCAAGCCCGAACAGGTGCTGAAAACCATTGCCGAACAGCGCATCACGGTGCTGCCCGGCCCGCCGACGATCTTCCAGACCCTGCTGGACCATCCCACGCGGGCCGACTACGACCTGTCCTCGCTGCGCTTCTCGGTGACCGGCGCGGCTGTGGTCCCGGTGGTTCTGATCGAGCGGATGCAGTCCGAGCTCGACATCGACATCGTTCTGACCGCCTACGGCCTGACCGAGGCGGCCGGCTTCGGCACCATGTGCAGTGCCGACGACGACGCCGTCACCGTGGCCACCACCTGCGGCAGGCCCATCGCCGATTTCGAACTGCGCCTCGCTGATTCGGGCGAGGTGCTGCTGCGCGGGCCCAACGTCATGCTCGGCTACCTCGACGACCCCGAAGCCACCGCGGCCGCGATCGACACCGAGAGCTGGCTGCACACCGGCGACATCGGGACGCTCGACGCCCGCGGCAACCTGACCATCACCGACCGGCTCAAGGACATGTACATCAGCGGCGGGTTCAACGTGTACCCGGCCGAGATCGAGCAGGTGCTGGCCCGGTTGGACGGTGTCGCCGAGACGGCGGTGATCGGTGTGCCCGACGACCGGCTCGGTGAGGTCGGCAAGGCCTTCGTGGTGCTCAAGCCGGGCGTGACGCTCGACGAGGCGGCCGTGATCGCTTACGCACGTGAGCATCTGGCGAACTTCAAGGCGCCGCGATCAGTTGAGTTTCTGGATGTGCTGCCGCGAAATCCGGGCGGCAAGGTGATCAAACCGGTGCTGCGCAGCAGAGGGACCCGAGAAGGGGTGCAATGGACCTGA
- the ipdF gene encoding (5R,7aS)-5-hydroxy-7a-methyl-1-oxo-2,3,5,6,7,7a-hexahydro-1H-indene-carboxyl-CoA reductase — MSDLSVAPKEVEGHGLLKGKVVLVTAAAGTGIGSSTARRALLEGADVVVSDYHERRLNETRDQLAELGLGRVEAVVCDVTSTEAVDALIARSVEKMGRLDVLVNNAGLGGETPLVDMTDDEWDRVLNVTLNSVMRATRAALRYFRDVEHGGVIVNNASVLGWRAQHSQSHYAAAKAGVMALTRCSAIEAVEYGVRINAVSPSIARHKFLEKSADAALLDRLSSDEAFGRAAEPWEIATTIAYLASDYSSYLTGEVISVSSQRA, encoded by the coding sequence ATGAGTGACCTTTCAGTCGCCCCCAAAGAGGTTGAGGGCCACGGCCTGCTGAAGGGCAAGGTCGTCCTGGTAACGGCTGCCGCCGGCACCGGCATCGGCTCGTCCACCGCCCGTCGCGCGCTGCTCGAGGGTGCCGACGTCGTGGTGTCCGACTACCACGAGCGGCGACTGAACGAGACCCGCGACCAGCTCGCCGAGCTCGGCCTGGGCCGGGTCGAGGCCGTGGTCTGCGACGTCACCTCCACCGAGGCGGTCGACGCGCTGATCGCCCGGTCGGTCGAGAAGATGGGTCGCCTCGACGTCCTGGTGAACAACGCCGGACTGGGTGGCGAGACCCCGCTGGTCGACATGACCGACGACGAGTGGGATCGCGTTCTCAACGTGACGCTGAACTCGGTCATGCGGGCCACCCGCGCCGCGCTGCGGTACTTCCGCGACGTCGAACACGGCGGTGTGATCGTCAACAACGCCAGCGTTCTCGGCTGGCGCGCACAGCACTCGCAGTCGCACTACGCCGCCGCCAAGGCCGGCGTGATGGCACTGACCCGTTGCAGCGCAATCGAAGCCGTCGAATACGGCGTGCGGATCAACGCGGTCTCGCCGAGCATCGCGCGGCACAAGTTCCTCGAGAAGTCGGCGGATGCGGCCCTGCTGGACCGGCTGTCCTCGGACGAGGCGTTCGGCCGCGCGGCCGAACCGTGGGAGATCGCCACCACGATCGCCTACCTGGCCAGCGACTACTCCAGCTACCTGACCGGCGAGGTCATCTCGGTTTCCAGCCAGCGCGCCTGA